One Effusibacillus pohliae DSM 22757 DNA segment encodes these proteins:
- a CDS encoding HoxN/HupN/NixA family nickel/cobalt transporter, producing MDLLYTIPAAIGLGALHSLEPGHGKGVMTAYLISSRAKAKDAVLLGVISAIAHTLSIILLAFAASSTVKMLVPANLSHWIELVSGAIITMLGARILYSRFYPKIVVVGTIGRAHADTCDHHHHGSHLHSHGAPTSLSRLFAIGFFTGLIPCPSALAIFLAAVAADRIPAGMSLVAAFSAGSALAMSTLGLLVVRAGGAIQRLEQRQVVQTLASVSSILILALGLYVAYRAFQHLALL from the coding sequence ATGGACCTGTTATACACGATCCCGGCGGCGATCGGGCTGGGAGCGCTGCATTCGCTGGAACCGGGACATGGAAAGGGAGTGATGACCGCCTACCTGATCTCTTCCCGGGCGAAAGCGAAAGATGCGGTGCTGTTGGGGGTGATCTCCGCCATCGCCCACACCTTGTCGATCATCCTGCTGGCGTTCGCTGCCTCTTCCACTGTCAAAATGCTGGTCCCCGCCAACCTGTCCCATTGGATCGAGCTGGTCTCCGGTGCGATTATCACCATGCTGGGAGCCCGCATCCTGTACAGCCGGTTCTATCCGAAAATCGTGGTGGTGGGAACGATCGGCCGCGCCCACGCGGACACTTGCGATCATCACCATCACGGCTCGCATCTCCATTCGCACGGGGCGCCAACCTCTTTGTCCCGCTTGTTTGCGATCGGGTTCTTTACCGGGCTGATTCCCTGTCCGAGCGCGCTGGCTATTTTTCTGGCGGCGGTCGCGGCCGATCGAATCCCGGCCGGCATGTCGCTTGTCGCGGCGTTTTCCGCCGGCAGCGCGCTGGCGATGAGTACCCTCGGCCTGCTGGTCGTGCGCGCGGGAGGAGCCATTCAGCGGTTGGAACAACGGCAGGTGGTGCAAACGCTCGCTTCCGTTTCTTCCATCCTGATTTTAGCGCTCGGTTTGTATGTGGCCTACCGGGCTTTCCAGCATCTTGCCCTGCTTTAA
- a CDS encoding flavin monoamine oxidase family protein gives MLDAVVVGAGLAGLSAARELHDAGLHVMVLEKLDRMGGRVWTHREDGQPVRVYELGAQFFARHFRTIRQLAGRLQVPLQPVPFSLLMRVGTVWRQARYDRTAILLQLPGVPWKVRHQIARLVWDAAKTGRRRAAGSFFPQAANRATGENLPEHAMLDMGLGEYAKRFDASIYDYVIAPFYQTMFFNHPLDASAEHFLTHFGQPSSQRIYRPAGGMSQFAEELSRELPIRIGCRVHKVESAGDHAAVSIETDNGIERLPARYVVLAVPGDHVLRLVDDREFAPELGDFLETVEYAGTAVVTVSLKQAASAAFGFSLPPKYGSILAGGVTHNKRTWSVMLTADAHRQLQSAPDTHIAAAVADELARLMPEARFHFDEMKIFRWPSAIPRFRPGFPARARRWAHAAHSVSRRIHLAGDYLELGCTEGAVRSGIRAAARIIALLQADG, from the coding sequence ATGCTTGATGCGGTGGTGGTCGGAGCTGGGCTGGCCGGCTTGTCGGCCGCCAGGGAACTGCATGATGCAGGCTTGCATGTGATGGTGCTGGAGAAACTGGATCGCATGGGCGGACGCGTTTGGACACACCGCGAGGACGGCCAGCCGGTTCGGGTGTATGAGCTGGGAGCGCAATTTTTCGCCCGTCATTTTCGGACGATTCGACAATTGGCCGGGCGCTTGCAAGTTCCTTTGCAGCCGGTCCCGTTTTCCCTGCTGATGCGGGTCGGAACGGTCTGGCGGCAGGCGCGGTACGACCGGACGGCGATTCTGCTGCAGCTGCCGGGAGTACCGTGGAAAGTGCGGCATCAAATCGCGCGGCTTGTTTGGGATGCGGCAAAAACGGGACGCCGCCGGGCAGCGGGAAGCTTCTTCCCGCAGGCGGCAAATCGCGCCACGGGCGAAAATTTGCCGGAGCACGCGATGCTTGACATGGGGTTGGGCGAATATGCGAAACGGTTTGATGCTTCGATTTATGACTACGTGATTGCCCCCTTCTACCAAACGATGTTTTTCAACCATCCGCTGGACGCTTCCGCCGAACACTTTCTCACCCATTTTGGGCAGCCGTCTTCCCAGAGGATCTATCGTCCGGCAGGCGGGATGTCACAGTTTGCGGAGGAACTGTCGCGGGAACTGCCAATCAGAATCGGATGCCGGGTGCACAAAGTGGAATCGGCTGGTGACCATGCAGCGGTTTCGATCGAAACTGACAACGGGATCGAACGGCTGCCTGCACGCTATGTGGTGTTGGCAGTGCCGGGAGATCACGTGCTGCGGTTGGTGGATGACCGGGAGTTTGCGCCGGAACTGGGCGATTTTCTTGAGACAGTGGAGTATGCCGGAACTGCCGTGGTAACGGTGTCGCTGAAACAAGCCGCTTCTGCCGCGTTCGGATTCAGTCTTCCGCCAAAATACGGCTCGATTCTTGCGGGCGGGGTGACGCACAACAAGCGGACGTGGAGCGTCATGTTGACCGCCGATGCGCATCGCCAATTGCAGTCAGCGCCTGATACGCACATAGCAGCCGCGGTCGCGGATGAACTCGCCCGGTTGATGCCGGAGGCGCGGTTTCATTTTGATGAAATGAAAATCTTCAGATGGCCGAGCGCCATCCCAAGGTTTCGCCCCGGATTTCCCGCGCGGGCTCGACGATGGGCCCACGCTGCCCACAGCGTCAGCCGGCGCATCCATCTGGCTGGCGATTACCTCGAACTGGGGTGCACGGAAGGGGCGGTCCGTTCCGGCATACGGGCCGCCGCACGCATCATCGCTTTGCTGCAAGCCGACGGTTAA
- a CDS encoding DUF1450 domain-containing protein, producing the protein MSPLSSLSLKFCKKNLEHHSQSVYDALKERYPNEKIEVVDCVGKEFCATCTDVPFAIRNNALVGGRTPRDLFYKLERGMVFLDKLPAPAEEQKQAEATEAKSN; encoded by the coding sequence ATGTCGCCGTTGTCTTCGTTATCGCTCAAGTTTTGCAAAAAGAATTTGGAACATCACTCGCAATCGGTGTACGACGCGCTGAAAGAGCGCTATCCGAACGAAAAAATCGAAGTGGTTGACTGCGTCGGCAAAGAATTTTGTGCGACCTGCACCGACGTGCCGTTCGCCATCCGCAATAATGCGCTGGTTGGCGGCCGCACCCCCCGTGACCTGTTTTATAAACTGGAGCGGGGTATGGTGTTTCTCGACAAACTGCCGGCGCCGGCTGAAGAGCAAAAGCAGGCGGAAGCCACTGAAGCAAAATCAAACTAA